In Xanthomonas sp. SI, the following are encoded in one genomic region:
- a CDS encoding metal-dependent hydrolase → MDSLTQIVLCGAIAAAIAPAAHRRAALLAGAALGTVPDLDSLLLLPLTRDPVTLMTVHRSFSHSLFVLPLLGWLIWWLYRRFGHGRVAAAPRRWFWAMQLALITHPLLDAFTVYGTQLWWPLRPPPAMWSSVFIIDPAYTLWLILACAIAWWARARRVAQQALLAGLILSSAYLGWSLLAKHLVDREADRALAAMGLQHAPRFSVPMPFNTLLWRVVAMTPSGYVIGERSLVADHGPMRFQGYPSNTQALGEVRALPAVQRLAWFNRGFMRAQVKDGELMLSDLRMGLEPDYNFNFAVARQNGDGWQAIEPRQLQAAYRAPVARGQIRAALAKMWRRIWAEPATATPVGAPPQSGPG, encoded by the coding sequence ATGGATTCCCTCACCCAGATCGTACTTTGCGGCGCCATCGCCGCGGCCATCGCCCCTGCGGCGCATCGCCGCGCTGCATTGCTCGCCGGCGCCGCGCTCGGCACCGTGCCCGATCTCGATTCGCTGCTCCTGCTGCCGCTGACCCGCGATCCGGTCACGTTGATGACGGTGCACCGCAGCTTCAGCCATTCGCTGTTCGTGCTGCCGCTGCTCGGCTGGCTGATCTGGTGGCTGTACCGGCGCTTCGGCCATGGCCGCGTGGCCGCAGCGCCGCGGCGCTGGTTCTGGGCGATGCAGCTGGCGCTGATCACGCATCCGCTGCTCGATGCGTTCACCGTCTACGGCACCCAGCTGTGGTGGCCGCTGCGGCCGCCGCCGGCGATGTGGTCCAGCGTCTTCATCATCGACCCGGCATACACGCTGTGGCTGATCCTGGCCTGCGCCATCGCCTGGTGGGCGCGTGCGCGGCGCGTGGCGCAGCAGGCGCTGCTGGCCGGGCTGATCCTGAGCAGCGCCTACCTGGGCTGGTCGCTGCTGGCCAAGCACCTGGTCGATCGCGAAGCCGACCGTGCGCTGGCGGCGATGGGCCTGCAGCACGCGCCGCGCTTCTCGGTGCCGATGCCGTTCAACACGCTGCTGTGGCGGGTGGTGGCGATGACCCCGAGCGGCTACGTGATCGGCGAGCGCTCGCTGGTCGCCGACCACGGGCCGATGCGCTTCCAGGGCTATCCCTCCAACACCCAGGCGCTGGGCGAAGTGCGCGCGCTGCCGGCGGTGCAGCGGCTGGCCTGGTTCAACCGCGGCTTCATGCGCGCGCAGGTCAAGGACGGCGAGCTGATGCTCAGCGACCTGCGCATGGGCCTGGAGCCGGACTACAACTTCAACTTCGCGGTGGCGCGGCAGAACGGCGATGGCTGGCAGGCGATCGAGCCGCGCCAGCTGCAGGCGGCCTATCGCGCCCCGGTGGCGCGCGGGCAGATCCGCGCGGCGCTGGCGAAAATGTGGCGGCGGATCTGGGCCGAACCGGCCACAGCGACCCCGGTCGGTGCGCCGCCGCAGTCTGGCCCAGGCTGA
- the dusB gene encoding tRNA dihydrouridine synthase DusB has product MRIGPYTIEPKVILAPMAGVTDKPFRLLCKRLGAGLAVSEMTISDPRLWQTRKSLQRMDHAGEPDPVSVQIAGTEPQRLAEAARYNADHGAQLIDINMGCPAKKVCNAWAGSALMRDEALVARILSAVVNASPVPVTLKIRTGWDCDHRNGPAIARIAEDCGIAALAVHGRTRDQQYSGQAEYSTIAQIKAALRIPVIANGDIDSPHKAAQVLAATGADAVMVGRAAQGRPWIFGEIAHYLATGELLPAPPLQFVRDTLLGHLQALHDFYGEAQGVRIARKHLGWYAKDRPENAAFRAVVNRAESAQAQLALTADYFDALIAGVPPSLSAAA; this is encoded by the coding sequence ATGCGCATCGGCCCCTACACGATCGAACCGAAGGTGATCCTGGCGCCGATGGCCGGGGTCACCGACAAGCCGTTTCGGTTGTTGTGCAAGCGCCTGGGCGCCGGCCTGGCGGTCTCGGAGATGACCATTTCCGACCCGCGCCTCTGGCAGACCCGCAAGTCGCTGCAGCGCATGGACCACGCCGGCGAGCCGGACCCGGTCAGCGTGCAGATCGCCGGCACCGAACCGCAGCGACTGGCCGAGGCGGCGCGCTACAACGCCGATCACGGTGCGCAGCTGATCGACATCAACATGGGCTGCCCGGCGAAGAAGGTGTGCAACGCCTGGGCCGGCTCGGCGCTGATGCGCGACGAGGCGCTGGTGGCGCGCATCCTCAGCGCGGTGGTGAACGCCTCGCCGGTGCCGGTGACGCTGAAGATCCGCACCGGCTGGGATTGCGACCACCGTAACGGCCCGGCCATCGCGCGCATTGCCGAGGACTGCGGCATCGCCGCGCTGGCCGTGCACGGCCGTACCCGCGACCAGCAATACAGCGGCCAGGCCGAATACTCCACGATCGCGCAGATCAAGGCCGCGTTGCGCATCCCGGTGATCGCCAACGGCGACATCGACTCGCCGCACAAGGCCGCGCAGGTACTGGCCGCGACCGGCGCCGACGCGGTGATGGTCGGCCGCGCCGCACAGGGCCGGCCGTGGATCTTCGGCGAGATCGCGCACTATCTGGCGACCGGCGAACTGCTGCCGGCGCCACCGCTGCAGTTCGTGCGCGACACCCTGCTCGGCCACCTGCAGGCCCTTCACGATTTCTACGGCGAAGCGCAGGGCGTGCGCATCGCGCGCAAGCACCTGGGCTGGTATGCCAAGGACCGCCCGGAGAACGCGGCGTTCCGCGCGGTGGTCAACCGCGCCGAGAGCGCGCAGGCGCAGTTGGCGCTGACTGCCGACTACTTCGACGCGCTGATCGCCGGCGTACCGCCGTCCTTGTCCGCCGCGGCCTGA
- a CDS encoding UDP-2,3-diacylglucosamine diphosphatase, which translates to MNNVSSLSPPPRRAVFVSDVHLGAPHCHARELADFLGGLQCKQLYLVGDIVDFWWMAQRRAVWGAAHQRVIDALHALARGGTELIYVPGNHDRPIRRFCGLALPAMQVRRRAVHVTADGRRLLVVHGDDYDAVTQFGGLQEKFGDWLYYRILTGNQLTNRVRRRFGMRYWSLADYLKRQSSAAERYIERFVDAGLDDARRRGLDGVVCGHVHRAGLFERDGLVYANDGDWVESLTALSEDHQGRLQLLSHTGQVLETLAPRVLRLPQAA; encoded by the coding sequence ATGAACAATGTGAGCAGCTTGTCTCCGCCCCCGCGCCGGGCGGTGTTCGTGTCCGACGTGCACCTGGGCGCGCCGCACTGTCATGCGCGCGAACTGGCCGATTTCCTCGGCGGCTTGCAGTGCAAGCAGCTGTATCTGGTCGGCGACATCGTCGACTTCTGGTGGATGGCGCAGCGCCGCGCGGTGTGGGGTGCGGCGCACCAGCGCGTGATCGATGCGCTGCACGCGCTGGCGCGCGGCGGCACCGAACTGATCTACGTGCCCGGCAACCACGACCGCCCGATCCGCCGCTTCTGCGGCCTGGCGCTGCCGGCGATGCAGGTGCGCCGGCGCGCGGTGCACGTGACCGCCGACGGCCGCCGGTTGCTGGTGGTGCATGGCGACGACTACGACGCGGTCACCCAGTTCGGCGGCCTGCAGGAGAAGTTCGGCGACTGGCTGTACTACCGCATCCTCACCGGCAACCAGCTGACCAACCGCGTGCGCCGCCGCTTCGGCATGCGCTACTGGTCGCTGGCCGACTACCTGAAGCGGCAGAGCAGCGCCGCCGAGCGCTACATCGAGCGCTTCGTCGACGCCGGCCTGGACGACGCGCGCCGCCGCGGCCTGGACGGCGTGGTCTGCGGCCATGTGCACCGCGCCGGCCTGTTCGAACGTGACGGCCTGGTCTACGCCAACGACGGCGACTGGGTCGAAAGCCTGACCGCGCTGAGCGAAGACCACCAGGGCCGGCTGCAACTGCTGTCGCATACCGGTCAGGTCCTCGAGACCTTGGCGCCGCGCGTGCTGCGCCTGCCGCAGGCGGCGTGA
- a CDS encoding lysophospholipid acyltransferase family protein yields MLALERRLQDRYPHWFAGRRSRLVRPLLRGLQKWSGLDALDAFLDASQELRGFALVQAGMDFLQARYVVAPTPAECIPARGRLLIVANHPSGALDALALLDCVGQVRRDVKIVANDFLWALEGLRELLLPVRILGGAPSPASVRAIEQALEQEQCVIVFPAGEVSRLGWGGVADGRWRRGFTRFALRTATPVLPVRIHARNSALFYGASALFKPAGTALLAREMFARRERRIALSLGHARALPQGQSDAELMRGLRRELYALGRAGADAPAPSEEPLVAAEDPAAVAAEFAALRSLGQTVDGKQIRVGRLRAGSALLREIGRLRELTFRAVGEGTGRRLDLDDYDTWYDHIVLWDGAAARVVGAYRVARGAPVLAERGLAGFYTAGLFRYGEALLPRIAAGMELGRSFVVPDYWGSRSIDYLWQGIGAYLRDYPQVRYLYGAVSISAALPRQAREQIVAYYARYYGDALGEAASARPFDYSQAPPAFDALDADTAFKVLKGNLDALGAAVPMLYKQYTELCEPGGARFLAFGVDPAFNDAVDGLIELDLQRIRSKKRMRYLERPRSEAEVTA; encoded by the coding sequence GTGCTCGCACTCGAACGTCGTCTGCAGGATCGCTACCCGCACTGGTTCGCCGGGCGCCGCTCGCGGCTGGTGCGGCCCTTATTGCGTGGCCTGCAGAAATGGTCGGGCCTGGACGCGCTGGACGCGTTCCTGGACGCCAGCCAGGAGCTGCGCGGCTTCGCCCTGGTCCAGGCCGGGATGGATTTCCTGCAGGCGCGCTACGTGGTCGCGCCGACCCCCGCCGAGTGCATTCCGGCACGCGGGCGCCTGCTGATCGTCGCCAACCACCCCTCCGGCGCGCTGGATGCGCTGGCGTTGCTGGATTGCGTGGGCCAGGTGCGGCGCGACGTGAAGATCGTCGCCAACGACTTCCTGTGGGCGCTGGAAGGCCTGCGCGAGTTGCTGCTGCCGGTGCGCATCCTCGGCGGCGCGCCGTCGCCGGCCAGCGTGCGCGCGATCGAGCAGGCGCTGGAGCAGGAACAGTGCGTGATCGTGTTCCCGGCCGGCGAAGTGTCGCGGCTGGGCTGGGGCGGGGTGGCCGACGGGCGCTGGCGCCGCGGCTTCACCCGCTTCGCGCTGCGCACCGCCACCCCGGTATTGCCGGTGCGCATCCATGCGCGCAACTCGGCGTTGTTCTACGGCGCCTCGGCGCTGTTCAAGCCGGCCGGCACCGCGTTGCTGGCGCGGGAGATGTTCGCCCGCCGCGAGCGGCGCATCGCGCTGAGCCTGGGCCATGCCCGCGCGCTGCCGCAGGGCCAGTCCGACGCCGAACTGATGCGCGGCCTGCGCCGCGAGCTGTATGCGCTGGGCCGTGCCGGCGCCGACGCGCCCGCGCCGAGCGAGGAACCGCTGGTCGCGGCCGAGGATCCGGCCGCGGTGGCGGCGGAATTCGCCGCGCTGCGCAGCCTGGGCCAGACCGTGGACGGCAAGCAGATCCGCGTGGGCCGGCTGCGCGCCGGTTCGGCGCTGCTGCGCGAGATCGGCCGCCTGCGCGAGCTGACCTTCCGCGCGGTCGGCGAAGGCACCGGCCGGCGCCTGGACCTGGACGACTACGACACTTGGTACGACCACATCGTGCTGTGGGACGGCGCCGCCGCGCGCGTGGTCGGCGCCTATCGCGTGGCCCGCGGCGCGCCGGTGCTGGCCGAGCGCGGCCTGGCCGGCTTCTACACCGCCGGCCTGTTCCGCTACGGCGAAGCGCTGCTGCCGCGCATCGCCGCCGGCATGGAGCTGGGCCGCAGCTTCGTGGTGCCCGACTACTGGGGCAGCCGCAGCATCGACTACCTGTGGCAGGGCATCGGCGCCTACCTGCGCGACTACCCGCAGGTGCGCTACCTGTACGGCGCGGTCTCGATCAGCGCGGCGCTGCCGCGGCAGGCGCGCGAACAGATCGTGGCCTACTACGCGCGCTACTACGGCGACGCGCTGGGCGAAGCCGCCTCTGCGCGGCCGTTCGACTATTCGCAGGCGCCGCCGGCGTTCGACGCGCTGGACGCGGACACCGCGTTCAAGGTGCTCAAGGGCAACCTGGACGCGCTCGGCGCCGCGGTGCCGATGCTCTACAAGCAGTACACCGAGCTGTGCGAGCCGGGCGGCGCGCGCTTCCTCGCTTTCGGCGTGGATCCGGCGTTCAACGACGCGGTCGATGGCCTGATCGAACTGGATCTGCAGCGCATCCGCAGCAAGAAGCGCATGCGCTACCTGGAACGGCCACGTAGCGAAGCAGAGGTGACGGCATGA